In Spirosoma aureum, a single genomic region encodes these proteins:
- a CDS encoding YggS family pyridoxal phosphate-dependent enzyme has product MIADTIHQIETELAGRAQLIAVTKTKPVELLREAYDAGCRKFGENKVQEMTEKQPQLPADVKWHLIGHLQTNKVKYIAPFVALIHSVDSLKLLQEINKQAAKNNRTIDCLLQIYIADEETKFGLSAQEAETLLNDPTLESLENVRIVGLMGLATNTDNDDQIRREFRGLKQLYDTLAALNRKNVQFSELSMGMSGDYHIAVEEGSTLVRVGSAIFGSRN; this is encoded by the coding sequence ATGATTGCTGATACGATTCACCAGATCGAAACCGAATTAGCGGGACGAGCCCAGCTTATTGCTGTTACCAAAACGAAACCGGTTGAGTTGCTGCGTGAGGCATATGACGCGGGTTGCCGAAAGTTTGGCGAGAATAAAGTGCAGGAAATGACTGAGAAACAGCCTCAGCTACCTGCCGATGTAAAATGGCATCTGATTGGTCATTTGCAAACAAACAAGGTTAAATACATTGCCCCGTTTGTGGCTCTAATTCATTCGGTCGATAGTCTCAAGCTGTTGCAGGAAATCAATAAACAGGCGGCAAAGAATAATCGTACCATCGACTGTTTATTGCAGATTTATATTGCCGATGAAGAAACCAAGTTTGGCCTTAGTGCTCAGGAAGCCGAAACCCTGCTGAACGACCCAACGCTGGAGAGTCTGGAAAATGTTCGGATTGTTGGGCTTATGGGATTGGCCACCAACACCGACAACGACGACCAGATTCGGCGGGAGTTTCGCGGTTTGAAGCAGTTATATGATACATTGGCTGCTTTGAACCGTAAAAATGTTCAGTTCTCCGAGCTCTCGATGGGTATGAGTGGTGATTATCACATAGCGGTCGAAGAGGGTAGCACGCTGGTGCGGGTTGGGAGTGCTATTTTTGGATCGCGGAATTGA
- a CDS encoding DUF423 domain-containing protein: protein MKFFIQAGAVLGLLGVALGAFGAHALRAMLDASGRAATFETAVKYQFYHALALVLVGVLMQLFGSNPTIIKLLNWSGYSFLGGTLIFSGSLYVLCFTGITWLGAITPLGGVAMIAGWALLLWAFL from the coding sequence ATGAAATTCTTTATTCAGGCAGGAGCCGTTTTAGGTCTGCTGGGCGTTGCGCTCGGCGCGTTTGGCGCACATGCATTACGGGCAATGCTCGATGCATCGGGCCGGGCGGCAACCTTCGAAACGGCCGTTAAATACCAGTTTTATCATGCACTGGCCCTCGTGCTGGTGGGTGTATTAATGCAGTTATTTGGGAGTAACCCTACCATAATTAAGCTGCTCAACTGGTCAGGATATTCATTTCTGGGCGGAACGCTCATTTTTTCTGGGTCACTTTATGTTCTGTGTTTTACCGGCATCACCTGGTTGGGAGCCATCACACCGTTGGGCGGAGTAGCTATGATTGCTGGCTGGGCGCTGCTACTGTGGGCATTTTTATAG
- the rpsR gene encoding 30S ribosomal protein S18 produces MSLQNESVSKTENRKKYDRFKKAGIKYIDYKDGNFLLKLLNEQGKILPRRLTGTSLKNQRKVAQAVKRARHLAILPYVGDSLK; encoded by the coding sequence ATGAGTTTGCAAAACGAATCAGTCTCGAAAACCGAGAACCGCAAAAAATACGACCGCTTCAAGAAAGCCGGCATCAAATACATCGACTACAAAGACGGAAACTTCCTGCTGAAACTGTTGAACGAACAGGGTAAAATTTTACCCCGGCGTTTGACCGGTACAAGCCTGAAAAACCAGCGTAAAGTGGCCCAGGCCGTCAAACGCGCTCGTCATCTGGCTATCCTGCCGTACGTAGGAGATTCACTAAAATAG
- the rplI gene encoding 50S ribosomal protein L9, whose product MDIILKTDIAGLGYKNDTVTVKPGYGRNYLIPQGFAIMATDSNKKIVAENIRQAAHKAEKIKNDAQAIADGIGDITLTIPAKAGDSGKIFGRVTNTQVADALRAKGFDIDRKKITVDDVKTLGTYEASLDLHKDVKHKVKFEVVSAE is encoded by the coding sequence ATGGATATCATTTTAAAAACCGATATTGCCGGCCTGGGCTATAAGAATGACACCGTAACGGTGAAGCCCGGCTACGGCCGCAACTACCTGATTCCCCAGGGGTTTGCGATCATGGCGACCGATTCTAACAAGAAAATCGTCGCCGAAAACATTCGTCAGGCCGCTCACAAAGCCGAAAAAATCAAAAATGATGCCCAGGCAATTGCCGATGGCATCGGCGATATTACACTGACTATTCCAGCAAAAGCGGGCGATAGCGGCAAAATATTCGGCCGTGTTACAAATACACAGGTGGCTGACGCTCTGCGCGCAAAAGGCTTCGACATCGACCGGAAGAAAATTACGGTTGATGACGTAAAAACCCTCGGTACCTATGAAGCATCACTTGACCTGCATAAGGATGTGAAGCACAAGGTTAAATTTGAGGTTGTGTCTGCAGAATAA
- a CDS encoding peptide chain release factor 3, producing the protein MQTNIQAETARRRTFAIISHPDAGKTTLTEKLLLFGGAIQTAGAVKSNKIKKSATSDFMEIEKQRGISVATSVMTFEYDNLKINILDTPGHKDFAEDTYRTLTAVDSVILVIDCVKGVEEQTERLMEVCRMRDTPVIIFINKLDREGRNPFDLLDELEEKLNIRVRPMTWPVNMGSDFKGVYSLIEKKLYFFKVNKTRVEDDVLPIELDDSLLDQKVGARDAAQLREDVELIEGVYDSFDRQAYLDGKLAPVFFGSAVNNFGVKELLEGFCAISPEPIARPTDKREVLPDEKNFSGFVFKIHANLDPRHRDRIAFLRICSGVFERGKFYHHTRLDKNVRFASPFSFMADSKSVVEEGFPGDVVGLYDTGTFKIGDTLTEGEDLQFQGIPSFSPEIFKELVNLDPMKSKQLDKGIQQLTDEGVAQLFTLELGNRKFVGTVGELQFEVIQYRLENEYGAKCRWVPLNYTKACWITAENPVKLAEFIRLKGNQIAYDKDQHPVFLAESDWMLRMNQQNNPDIQFHLTSEFNVTA; encoded by the coding sequence ATGCAAACCAATATACAGGCTGAAACCGCTCGTCGGCGGACATTCGCCATCATTAGTCACCCTGACGCCGGTAAAACGACATTGACCGAGAAATTGCTTCTGTTTGGCGGGGCTATTCAAACAGCAGGGGCCGTAAAATCCAATAAAATCAAGAAGTCGGCAACTTCCGATTTCATGGAGATTGAGAAGCAGCGGGGAATCTCCGTGGCTACGTCGGTAATGACGTTTGAATACGACAATCTCAAAATTAATATTCTCGATACACCTGGTCACAAAGACTTTGCGGAAGATACCTATCGGACACTTACTGCAGTCGATAGCGTCATTCTGGTTATCGACTGCGTAAAAGGCGTTGAGGAACAAACCGAGCGGTTGATGGAGGTTTGCCGCATGCGCGATACACCGGTTATTATTTTCATTAATAAACTGGACCGCGAAGGCCGTAACCCCTTCGATCTGCTCGACGAACTGGAAGAGAAGCTCAACATTCGTGTTCGACCAATGACCTGGCCCGTAAACATGGGTTCTGACTTTAAAGGCGTTTATAGCCTTATCGAGAAAAAGTTATATTTCTTTAAAGTCAACAAAACCCGCGTAGAAGATGATGTGCTTCCAATTGAGCTGGATGATTCATTACTTGATCAGAAAGTAGGTGCGCGTGATGCGGCTCAGCTGCGCGAGGATGTTGAGCTGATTGAGGGCGTTTACGATTCCTTCGATCGGCAGGCTTATCTGGATGGCAAATTGGCTCCCGTGTTTTTTGGCTCGGCTGTCAATAATTTTGGTGTGAAAGAGCTACTGGAAGGTTTCTGTGCTATCTCGCCCGAACCAATTGCCCGGCCAACCGACAAACGGGAGGTGCTACCTGATGAGAAGAATTTTAGCGGCTTTGTCTTTAAAATTCACGCCAATCTCGACCCGCGCCACCGCGATCGTATTGCGTTTCTACGCATCTGCTCGGGCGTTTTCGAGCGGGGTAAGTTCTACCACCACACCCGTCTCGATAAAAACGTTCGCTTTGCCTCACCATTCAGTTTCATGGCCGATAGCAAGAGCGTCGTTGAAGAAGGATTCCCCGGCGATGTTGTTGGCTTATACGACACCGGTACGTTTAAGATTGGGGATACACTGACCGAAGGCGAAGACCTGCAGTTTCAGGGTATTCCAAGCTTTTCGCCCGAAATCTTTAAAGAACTGGTGAACCTCGACCCAATGAAATCCAAGCAGTTGGACAAGGGGATTCAGCAGTTAACCGATGAGGGCGTTGCCCAGTTGTTCACACTTGAACTAGGCAATCGGAAGTTTGTGGGAACCGTGGGTGAACTGCAATTTGAAGTAATTCAGTATCGTCTGGAGAATGAATACGGTGCGAAGTGCCGCTGGGTGCCGCTCAACTATACAAAAGCCTGCTGGATCACCGCCGAGAACCCGGTTAAGCTTGCTGAATTTATCCGATTAAAAGGCAACCAGATTGCCTACGATAAAGATCAGCATCCTGTTTTTCTGGCCGAATCCGATTGGATGTTGCGTATGAACCAGCAAAATAACCCAGATATTCAGTTCCACCTGACGTCGGAGTTTAATGTAACGGCCTAG
- a CDS encoding GSCFA domain-containing protein, with product MQFHTEFSPEPLAHRIGLNSRIVTIGSCFAEVMGRRLADHKLTVLDNPFGTIFNPVSIARLLTMALYGTLPDENRYVERDGVWFHYDFHSSIWANSRDELRNRLTQTLAQTSDAINKADFLLLTLGSAVVYRHIETGKVVANCHKMPGQLFEKYLYQIDHLRDDMTRLLKTLHKANPKLNVVLTVSPVRHTRDTLPLNQVSKSTLRVITHELTVWNDWVFYFPAYELMVDDLRDYRFYEADLIHPNSLAHDYIFNKLAESAFDTDLRSFIDKWVNVSKSLAHRPLYGNSPAHQQFLTKLLAQLEVLSNQVDVSTELAEVHRRLEKCVMHNES from the coding sequence ATGCAGTTTCATACCGAATTTTCACCTGAACCACTCGCCCACCGTATTGGCCTCAACAGCCGTATTGTGACTATTGGGTCGTGTTTTGCCGAGGTTATGGGCCGTCGATTGGCCGACCATAAACTAACGGTCCTGGATAATCCCTTTGGTACGATCTTCAATCCCGTTTCTATTGCCAGGCTGCTAACAATGGCTCTCTACGGGACTTTGCCCGACGAGAATCGATACGTTGAACGCGATGGTGTCTGGTTTCATTACGACTTCCATTCGTCGATCTGGGCAAACAGTCGGGATGAATTACGCAACCGGTTAACTCAAACCCTGGCGCAGACCAGTGATGCGATTAACAAAGCCGACTTTCTGTTGCTTACCCTTGGTTCGGCGGTCGTTTATAGGCACATCGAAACAGGAAAAGTGGTAGCCAATTGCCACAAAATGCCAGGGCAGTTGTTTGAAAAATACCTGTATCAGATTGATCACCTCCGCGACGACATGACGCGGTTGCTAAAAACGCTACACAAAGCCAATCCAAAACTTAACGTTGTACTGACGGTCAGCCCTGTGCGCCATACCCGCGATACGCTTCCACTTAACCAGGTGAGCAAATCCACATTGCGGGTAATCACGCATGAACTGACTGTATGGAATGATTGGGTGTTCTACTTCCCTGCTTACGAATTAATGGTCGACGATCTGCGTGATTACCGATTCTACGAAGCCGATCTGATTCATCCGAACTCCCTGGCACACGACTACATCTTTAACAAACTTGCTGAAAGTGCTTTCGATACCGATCTTCGCAGCTTTATTGATAAATGGGTAAACGTCAGTAAATCATTGGCACATAGACCATTGTACGGAAATAGTCCGGCTCACCAACAATTCCTGACGAAGTTATTGGCACAATTGGAAGTCTTATCGAATCAAGTCGACGTTTCGACGGAACTGGCAGAGGTGCATCGTCGTTTAGAAAAATGTGTGATGCATAATGAATCGTGA
- the rpsF gene encoding 30S ribosomal protein S6, giving the protein MFPNNYETVFILTPVLSEIQIKDAVDKFRKVLTDNGAELVHEENMGLRKLAYPIQHKNTGYYQLFEFKAPGTIIEKLNTEYLRDERIIRHLTVSLDKHAVAYNDRKRNGLVGKKKQTENAGEAK; this is encoded by the coding sequence ATGTTTCCGAATAACTACGAAACGGTGTTCATTTTAACTCCCGTTTTATCTGAGATTCAGATAAAGGACGCCGTTGACAAGTTCCGCAAAGTGCTGACCGACAACGGTGCGGAGCTCGTTCACGAAGAAAATATGGGCCTACGCAAACTGGCTTATCCAATCCAGCACAAGAACACGGGTTACTACCAACTCTTCGAGTTTAAGGCTCCCGGCACGATCATCGAGAAACTCAACACCGAGTATCTACGCGATGAGCGCATCATCCGTCACCTGACGGTTTCACTTGATAAGCACGCCGTTGCTTACAATGACCGTAAGCGCAACGGCTTAGTGGGTAAGAAAAAACAAACCGAAAACGCCGGGGAGGCCAAGTAA